One Clupea harengus chromosome 11, Ch_v2.0.2, whole genome shotgun sequence DNA window includes the following coding sequences:
- the LOC105891837 gene encoding uncharacterized protein LOC105891837 isoform X2, with protein MDVVNRATGGLGASHEGVTAESDPEPRVPSEDSPKSSAAAAASESYTHVDTPRENSQCSIPKEAAPFLGDPKEAAPFLGDPKEAASAPHLPDTVKLINSPSTELAATKGTTPEPANQEEDGSTLPPKGKSQDSKAAFGIKKDTKATATTTGGKRSIPLKRDRMDPLKLDMTKPTAMPLTSSQQSLQCIECHIIFSDDKSKQRHLKMSHPAEYEQCMLGDSLFACYVCDRHFANSIDLMAHQRTHTEKQPFKCLLCGEAFKRSSELTTHKKVHCSSQGYKCIDCGKLCKTLTLLKYHSRTHTGEKPYVCKECGKRFSMPKALQRHLESHTQDEGDENGDGTNAAAKSKKQKSNERKYSCPQCKAMFKTERTLLHHMKNKHAQNKNVPPSRALVTQHLLNQGPPLLTQAALDQPHVLRFDSGGQAPQCIEPEQIKRLIESLGNVQKVNQLVIYGLEPVSFQSQTMNLQPVPGVMQPIRFDMTQTVPSVEFKLVTEEAKSLDSEHANQQVESTAAELNGGHRDTNDHSSVERTTQSVRQMRDHTGTIDSETLQSRPVELERISFGTEKTATVEEPSSVEETIVRESIPFRDVEEMRCETKTVETIQENGHIQILEFLQQSSTLIPTNELENENGHMVSLQEEVVQMQYMIPSDTLSLGATGGLQQTEEQVVTLTPLETQIVTLTSIDRKEESKKNVGNVSEQDVGLPHLETSDEPKDCIDQTELNKSQFSSEAHFSEDISVHPQPSLHESDTAEVVAGNNEPHSQETTKLAEALKLKKGSRAKKTSKKEKAKRQISDLKQKIEHDVTVHISQQKVLAPHPSSQLMTTATQHSRTKGHILVQFGLGNKKEKVSKTAGASKRSKKRDDGELQEEGESQQKKKGEDRKGKTNTSENKTLTAILNKPQNQEQHVLQKEEAKEAKLKSRKRKFKIHKSTSKSLTEIEVISSPLPKKKKQEKVKKPKPLIKTSKKKVTKKKTLKLKQKEKEETPLAISPDQVKAEAMLLLKGHKQPQLKVHKLDDPKTLSQLELVPACPSTIACNEETNPTPMKETEHHKNKSTKAKKQPRPIQACVESSSPNLKGTSMRKKVKAGRKRKTPKADGEMMPTSPSLTCDCGVKFSEVLALQEHVAAVHSGHTQGCYDYSNGTLSEDHVKTSVSSEVLPNNSSKTLGLPVTADWDAEIEMGELGLGDREDQRVSFPALNPSPSLPHAPTLVEGEYEEVQKDANSVTTEKCLEVVSSGSKRGKQPKMVSCQKDPPVSQTLATCLSTQVTTPEVQNVSAFSPLPGKYQKGKGKEGLLEANEKISEIQADAMKTIHESDKAVEEDVKEELPLDVNLVTVQDENQPISSQDDDTPESSQNDCQMASEIQVMSSHENVHESNLECLSHTMNLKPVVDLNSTVTTAIKDSSSNIPEIKQEDVEMTVHTEERKSGPNRNNMTRGRKRGAGRGRRGTSKKRNMGSRTGVGRKSLNDDPDECQIVYQLYPVAADSEVKSLEGNVPQACPNPPRGVLTESQEDSSEEQVVFELESVTTSVVDMVKSEGELDRESQGSSPGIILEKFLTSRGSGSRESADISNQVVGASTNVSSNGTSTDHRTTTLPSRGTSGLLNIKEEDLSQPVMPPVLSPDGDGARGPLINRSLYNEQGVQMFVVKEEDPLILNEPHTVQQPSNGKRRDGHLSASNVAEADPPVECNMGERSVCRDELETVTSTVPRPTAKQCIFFPVKEEERELRLDPSPRAENLSNSGVEEHDDICEISTQHETPCVDSALAEEGDMGVEQHNTEDLVEFLLKRPETEDSGGIDSEPEAETLAMSCYHGSRSSGSANPPVRSSPEPDQRNDNQLSQNGVGSQNGQKKPIDYFTQYFDWKTWQDVANITAKTSKKSNPVTAKEVSQFVGIHIAMGTLKFPSTKLYWEDCTRVPLVADAMTASRFSEVLSKLRLAEEGDPTRLQGKDKVVSATSTIHQSTDHDSQVSETADDPHKAGKTCSTQSPLKTDPLSRVHVLMEKVQKTCQSLKREGNHGVSQYPLLLQRPPANPVHSLHHTVMLSTCGLVVDFNLCLDDSDREETVKKMVLSGQNSGEGMVFLCKPELSTPSMLEQLLEAGVQSAGKVGGARGQVGDEFVSSDGKLKLFRCHHGFILSAAVKGRSRSTSLVSGFERALKAAKLNRDLRKAYHTPCLSSSPTAWPLSVLWHLTDLALVNSWLQHRGDRSHEQEPLSLMAFRLEVSKALILSSSSDAQDATPPRPPAPERPEQGTIPGSASIIETPLPDIAIRYDGIGHWPEQVAEGEGARCRFGGCDRTSRVRCLKCCVFLCISRSHNCFLQFHSQGAL; from the exons ATGGATGTCGTAAATAGGGCAACAGGTGGACTGGGAGCCAGCCATGAGGGTGTGACTGCAGAGAGTGACCCAGAGCCCAGGGTCCCGTCTGAGGATTCCCCTAAGTCCTCTGCTGCAGCGGCTGCATCCGAGAGCTACACCCATGTGGACACTCCCCGAGAGAACTCGCAATGCAGCATCCCCAAAGAAGCAGCGCCTTTCCTGGGGGACCCCAAAGAAGCAGCGCCTTTCCTGGGGGACCCCAAAGAAGCAGCAAGTGCACCACACCTCCCAGACACAGTCAAGCTGATTAATAGTCCTTCCACTGAGCTGGCTGCCACCAAGGGTACAACACCTGAACCCGCAAACCAAGAGGAGGATGGCAGCACCTTACCCCCCAAAGGGAAGTCGCAAGATTCCAAGGCTGCTTTTGGCATTAAGAAAGATACAAAGGCGACTGCCACCACCACAGGTGGAAAGAGGAGTATTCCCCTGAAAAGGGATCGAATGGACCCGCTGAAGTTAGACATGACGAAGCCAACAGCTATGCCTCTCACTT CGTCCCAACAGTCTCTGCAGTGTATTGAATGTCACATCATTTTCAGTGACGACAAGAGCAAGCAGCGGCACCTGAAGATGAGCCACCCGGCGGAGTATgagcagtgcatgctgggagattCGTTGTTTGCCTGCTACGTCTGTGACCGTCATTTTGCAAACTCCATAGATCTCATGGCCCACCAGCGAacgcacacagaaaaacagcccTTTAAGTGTCTACTCTGCGGGGAGGCGTTCAAGAGATCTTCGGAACTCACTACGCACAAGAAAGTCCACTGTAGCAGCCAGGGGTACAAATGCATTGACTGCGGCAAACTTTGTAAGACCCTGACTCTGCTTAAGTAtcacagccgcacacacaccgGGGAGAAACCATATGTGTGTAAAGAGTGTGGCAAGAGGTTCAGTATGCCAAAAGCACTGCAGAGACATCtagagagtcacacacaggaTGAAGGGGATGAAAACGGTGATGGGACAAATGCCGCCGCAAAATCAAAGAAACAGAAGAGCAACG AAAGGAAATACTCGTGTCCACAGTGCAAAGCTATGTTTAAGACTGAGAGGACACTGCTTCACCATATGAAGAACAAACATGCGCAGAACAAAAACGTGCCGCCCAGCCGTGCTCTTGTCACGCAGCACCTCCTCAATCAAGGGCCCCCTCTACTGACCCAGGCAGCACTAGATCAACCACACGTACTTCGGTTCGACTCGGGTGGGCAGGCGCCGCAATGCATCGAGCCAGAGCAAATCAAGAGGCTAATAGAGTCACTTGGAAATGTCCAAAAGGTGAATCAGCTGGTCATATATGGATTAGAGCCCGTGTCATTTCAGTCACAGACCATGAATCTGCAGCCAGTGCCAGGGGTCATGCAACCGATCAGATTCGACATGACGCAGACGGTGCCTTCTGTGGAGTTCAAGCTGGTGACGGAAGAGGCTAAGTCATTAGATTCAGAGCACGCTAATCAACAGGTTGAATCCACAGCAGCAGAATTAaatggaggacacagagacaccaatGACCATTCGTCAGTTGAGAGAACAACTCAATCAGTGAGACAAATGCGAGACCATACAGGGACTATCGATTCAGAGACCCTTCAGTCTCGTCCAGTGGAGCTTGAGCGGATTTCTTTTGGTACTGAAAAAACAGCGACAGTGGAAGAACCTTCTTCAGTGGAGGAAACAATAGTGAGGGAATCCATTCCGTTCCGTGATGTTGAAGAAATGAGATGTGAAACCAAAACCGTTGAGACTATACAAGAGAACGGACACATTCAGATTCTTGAATTCTTGCAACAGTCATCCACCCTGATTCCAACCAATGAGCTTGAAAATGAAAACGGACATATGGTGTCCCTCCAGGAAGAAGTGGTACAAATGCAATATATGATCCCAAGTGACACACTTTCGCTGGGAGCCACGGGAGGTTTACAACAGACTGAGGAACAAGTTGTCACTTTGACACCATTGGAAACACAGATTGTCACTTTGACATCAATTGACAGAAAAGAAGAATCAAAGAAAAATGTTGGCAATGTCAGTGAACAGGATGTTGGACTGCCACATCTGGAAACGTCTGATGAACCAAAGGACTGTATAGATCAAACAGAATTAAACAAAAGTCAGTTTAGCTCAGAGGCACACTTCAGTGAGGATATATCAGTTCACCCACAGCCATCTTTACATGAATCAGACACAGCAGAAGTAGTTGCAGGCAATAATGAACCTCATAGTCAAGAGACCACAAAGTTGGCTGAAGCATTGAAGCTAAAGAAGGGAAGTCGTGCGAAGAAAACAAGTAAGAAGGAAAAAGCCAAGAGGCAAATTTCGGATTTGAAACAAAAAATTGAGCATGATGTTACAGTTCATATTTCACAGCAGAAAGTATTGGCACCACATCCTTCATCACAGTTAATGACAACTGCAACCCAACACTCAAGAACAAAAGGTCATATTCTGGTGCAGTTTGGTCTtggaaacaaaaaagaaaaagtctcCAAAACAGCGGGGGCCTCTAAAAGatcaaaaaagagagatgacGGTGAACTGCAAGAGGAGGGTGAGTCCcaacagaagaagaagggagaagaTAGAAAAGGTAAAACGAACACATCTGAAAACAAAACTCTAACAGCGATACTTAACAAACCACAGAATCAAGAGCAACACGTTTTGCAGAAAGAAGAGGCAAAAGAGGCAAAACTCAAGTCTAGGAAAAGAAAATTTAAAATACACAAAAGTACTAGTAAGAGTCTGACGGAGATAGAGGTAATTTCATCACCTCTGCCTaagaagaagaaacaggaaAAAGTAAAGAAACCAAAGCCCCTTATAAAGACTTCAAAGAAAAAGGTCACGAAGAAGAAAACCTTAAaactgaaacagaaagagaaagaagaaaccCCTCTTGCTATATCCCCAGATCAAGTCAAGGCAGAAGCCATGCTTTTGCTGAAGGGACACAAACAGCCACAACTGAAAGTTCACAAACTGGATGATCCAAAAACCTTGTCACAGCTAGAACTAGTGCCTGCATGTCCATCTACAATTGCTTGCAATGAGGAAACTAACCCAACTCCAATGAAAGAAACCGAacatcacaaaaacaaatcaaccaAGGCAAAAAAACAACCACGGCCGATCCAGGCATGTGTAGAATCCTCTTCACCTAATCTTAAGGGCACATCTATGCGTAAAAAGGTAAAAGCAGGTCGAAAAAGGAAGACCCCAAAAGCTGATGGAGAGATGATGCCAACATCCCCTTCCCTGACGTGTGATTGTGGGGTGAAATTCTCAGAGGTGTTAGCCTTACAGGAGCATGTGGCAGCTGTCCATTCTGGTCATACCCAGGGTTGCTATGATTATTCTAATGGCACCCTGTCTGAGGATCATGTCAAGACCTCTGTATCAAGTGAAGTGCTACCCAATAATTCTTCCAAAACGCTCGGATTACCGGTAACAGCAGACTGGGATGCTGAAATAGAGATGGGGGAGTTAGGTCTGGGGGACAGAGAAGACCAAAGAGTGTCTTTTCCAGCTCTCaacccttctccctctctaccccatGCACCTACATTAGTGGAAGGTGAATATGAGGAGGTACAAAAAGATGCCAACAGTGTCACCACAGAGAAATGTTTGGAAGTGGTATCCTCTGGTTCTAAAAGAGGTAAGCAGCCAAAGATGGTTTCCTGTCAAAAAGATCCTCCAGTGTCTCAGACACTCGCTACATGTTTGTCAACTCAGGTCACCACCCCTGAGGTCCAAAACGTGTCAGCCTTTTCACCACTTCCAGGCAAGTATCAGAAAGGAAAAGGCAAGGAAGGCCTTTTGGAGGCTAATGAGAAGATTTCAGAGATACAGGCTGATGCCATGAAGACCATTCATGAGTCGGATAAGGCTGTAGAGGAAGACGTGAAAGAAGAGTTGCCTCTAGATGTTAATTTAGTTACCGTTCAAGATGAAAATCAACCCATTTCCTCTCAGGATGATGACACACCGGAAAGCTCTCAAAACGATTGTCAGATGGCCAGTGAAATACAAGTGATGTCAAGCCATGAAAACGTCCATGAGTCCAACCTTGAATGTCTTTCACATACGATGAATCTTAAGCCCGTGGTGGACTTGAATTCAACCGTAACTACGGCAATAAAAGATTCATCCTCAAACATTCCAGAGATCAAACAGGAGGATGTAGAAATGACAGTACACacggaagagagaaaaagtggaCCGAACAGGAATAATATGACGAGAGGTAGAAAAAGGGGAGCGGGAAGGGGGAGACGAGGCACCAGCAAAAAGAGGAACATGGGAAGCAGAACAGGAGTCGGACGGAAGTCTCTGAATGATGATCCAGATGAATGCCAGATAGTCTACCAGCTCTATCCAGTGGCCGCGGACTCTGAAGTCAAATCGCTGGAGGGGAATGTGCCACAGGCTTGCCCTAATCCTCCAAGGGGTGTCTTGACAGAATCACAAGAGGATTCCTCTGAGGAGCAGGTGGTGTTTGAACTGGAGTCGGTCACTACAAGTGTTGTTGATATGGTGAAATCAGAAGGGGAACTTGACAGGGAATCACAGGGAAGCTCGCCAGGCATTATCCTAGAAAAGTTTCTCACATCGCGAGGGAGCGGGAGCAGAGAATCAGCAGACATTTCTAACCAG GTGGTGGGCGCCTCTACGAATGTATCAAGCAATGGGACCAGTACAGACCACAGGACCACCACATTGCCTTCACGCGGGACCTCAGGGCTGTTGAATATTAAAGAAGAGGACCTGTCACAGCCTGTGATGCCACCGGTGCTTTCCCCAGATGGAGATGGTGCCAGGGGTCCTCTCATAAATCGCTCCCTTTATAATGAGCAGGGTGTGCAGATGTTcgtggtgaaggaggaggaccCTCTCATTTTGAACGAACCCCACACTGTACAACAGCCCAGCAATGGCAAAAGGAGGGACGGTCATCTCTCTGCTAGCAATG tTGCAGAAGCAGACCCACCAGTGGAATGTAATATGGGGGAAAGGAGCGTGTGTAGAGATGAGCTTGAGACGGTTACTTCTACAGTACCTCGACCCACTGCCAAGCAGTGCATTTTCTTTCCAgtaaaagaagaggagagagaattgCGGCTGGATCCTTCACCCAGAGCTGAAA ATCTGAGCAACTCTGGAGTCGAAGAACATGATGACATTTGTGAGATATCAACCCAACATGAAACACCATGTGTGGACAGTGCCTTGGCTGAAGAAGGT GATATGGGAGTTGAGCAACACAACACTGAAGACCTTGTAGAATTCCTTTTGAAGAGGCCAGAGACAGAAGACAGTGGAGGCATTGATTCAGAACCAGAAGCAGAAACTCTTGCCATGTCCTGTTACCATGGTAGCAGAAGCAGTGGCTCTGCAAACCCGCCTGTTAGATCAAGCCCGGAGCCTGATCAAAGAAATGATAA CCAGTTATCCCAGAATGGTGTTGGTTCACAAAATGGCCAAAAGAAACCAATTGACTACTTCACTCAGTATTTTGACTGGAAGACATGGCAGGATGTTGCCAACATCACTGCTAAAACGTCTAAAAAGTCAAACCCAGTCACAGCCAAAGAAGTGTCTCAGTTTGTGGGAATCCATATCGCCATGGGGACATTAAAG TTTCCTAGCACAAAGCTGTATTGGGAGGACTGTACCCGAGTGCCTCTCGTTGCTGATGCCATGACAGCCTCCAGATTCTCAGAGGTTCTCTCGAAACTAAGGCTTGCTGAGGAAGGCGATCCCACACGGCTTCAGGGGAAGGACAAGGTTGTGTCTGCTACCAGTACTATACATCAGTCTACGGACCATGATTCACAAGTTTCAGAAACTGCAGATGACCCACATAAAGCCGGAAAAACATGCAGTACACAGTCTCCATTGAAAACTGACCCACTTAGCAGAGTACATGTGTTGATGGAAAAGGTTCAAAAGACATGTCAGAGTCTCAAACGAGAGGGGAACCATGGAGTCAGCCAGTACCCACTGCTGTTACAGCGACCCCCAGCCAATCCTGTCCACTCACTGCACCATACGGTCATGTTGAGTACTTGTGGCTTGGTTGTGGACTTCAACTTGTGCTTGGATGACTCTGACAGAGAAGAAACTGTTAAGAAAATGGTCTTGTCTGGTCAAAACAGTGGAGAAGGGATGGTGTTTCTCTGCAAGCCTGAGCTGTCCACTCCCTCCATGCTAGAGCAGCTTCTAGAGGCTGGAGTGCAAAGCGCTGGCAAAGTTGGCGGGGCAAGGGGACAAGTGGGTGACGAGTTTGTGAG